From Methanobacterium alcaliphilum:
TCCGAATCTTCTTTCTCGCTGTTGATATGATCTTAATGCCCTTAAAAAGTCAACTTTTCTCAGTTCAGGCCATAAACTATCACAGAAATAAAGTTCAGAATATGAAGACTGCCATAATAAAAATCCGCTTAATCTTTCTTCCCCACTAGTTCTAATTATTAAATTAGGGTCTTCCAAACCCTCAGTGTACAGGTTCTTATTAATAACATCCTCAGTTATTTCTTCAGGATCTAATTTCCCAGATTTTACGTCTTGAGCTATTTTTTTTGCTGCATCAACTATTTCTAAACGGCCATCATACCCCAAAGCTATATTAACCTGTCTTTTGTTATATTTTGCCGTGGAATCTTCGGCTACTTTAATAGCTTGGCGGACATTATCTGGTAAAAGTTCCAGTTGACCCACTGCTTTTACCCGTACTTCATTTTTATGTATCTTTTTATTTCGAGCAATCCCCTCAAAATTTTTCTGGAATAATTTCATTAGTCCTTCTACTTCTTCAGGAGGCCTATTGAAATTTTCAGTGGATAGTGCATAGGCCGTCACTATTTCAATACCTAAATCAACACACCAATCCAGAACTCTCTCTAAGGTATCTACTCCTCTTTTATGGCCTTCTATTACTTTAATATTACCTTGAATCTTTGCATATCGACGATTACCATCCATGATAATGGCAATGTGTTTTGGCATATTCTCCTCTTTTAGATTTCTTGAAATATACCATTCATAAAGTCTATAAATTGGTTTTAATGTGGACATTTATTTCTCCTTTTTATTTAATGTGGCTAAATAATGTGCAAAATTTAATGCTCTCATATATCCCTCAACACTTTGAGCTCTGGAAGTATCAATAAATAAGGGATCTATTCCTAAGGTTATAGCACCATTACTTTTTCCAGAACCTAACAAAACAAGGGATCTAAATATTAAATTTCCGGATATGCCATCAGGGGCTAAAATTAGATTACATCCATCCTTAACAGCATTTTCTATTAATATGTAATAATGATTAATTGAGTATTTATTCTTTGTGATTGAATCATTTTTACCTGTCCCCGAATATTTATTTTTAAGTATTTTGGTAAGTTCTTCACCTTGATTAATAGAATCATCAATTTTAGGGTCTCTTCCAAAGTCCTGAGGTCTTCCCCCAGATATTATTGCAATTTTAGGTGATTTTCCTATTTTAAGTAAAAATTCACAACATTGTTCTACTAAAATTAGTTTTTCAGATAGATCTCTACCTTCGTCAATGCCTACAGGGGCTAATAAAAAATTAAAATCATCT
This genomic window contains:
- the mtxX gene encoding methanogenesis marker protein Mmp4/MtxX, encoding MAIIAAGVGSNKNIITAAQKINFEVILVEKEELMLDMIRKNTADAYVRGSLNASSVMKYLRSIFPSKINRASFIEIDDFNFLLAPVGIDEGRDLSEKLILVEQCCEFLLKIGKSPKIAIISGGRPQDFGRDPKIDDSINQGEELTKILKNKYSGTGKNDSITKNKYSINHYYILIENAVKDGCNLILAPDGISGNLIFRSLVLLGSGKSNGAITLGIDPLFIDTSRAQSVEGYMRALNFAHYLATLNKKEK
- the uppS gene encoding polyprenyl diphosphate synthase, which translates into the protein MSTLKPIYRLYEWYISRNLKEENMPKHIAIIMDGNRRYAKIQGNIKVIEGHKRGVDTLERVLDWCVDLGIEIVTAYALSTENFNRPPEEVEGLMKLFQKNFEGIARNKKIHKNEVRVKAVGQLELLPDNVRQAIKVAEDSTAKYNKRQVNIALGYDGRLEIVDAAKKIAQDVKSGKLDPEEITEDVINKNLYTEGLEDPNLIIRTSGEERLSGFLLWQSSYSELYFCDSLWPELRKVDFLRALRSYQQRERRFGI